From one Bacteriovorax sp. BAL6_X genomic stretch:
- a CDS encoding mannose-1-phosphate guanylyltransferase, translating to MNIYTLIMAGGKGTRLWPESTESKPKQYLSLVGNETLLGQTLDRFEKSVDLKNRFIITTRDQSELAISCSKDQILEEHIIYEPAGRNTAPCILLSLAAIEAAGANSDDIIAVMPSDHVILNKSGFKASFEKAVKLSSDTQTITTIGIPPHFPHTGYGYIKTSEAVGDGFKVDEFVEKPNFEKAKEYLSTGRYVWNAGMFMAPLGVFKEEFAAHSAEMFSFYEELKASLDDEAKLEEVYNKIPKDSIDYAIMEKSSRISLVKAEFDWNDLGSWEALEQVVDRVEGNTIIDSNGTFLKDATGNIIYAPDKHVSLINVQDLVVVSNDKAVMIVPKDDSQRVKEIVQHLKDNKRKELL from the coding sequence ATGAATATTTACACACTTATTATGGCCGGTGGGAAGGGAACACGCCTATGGCCAGAGTCGACAGAATCAAAACCAAAGCAGTATCTATCTCTTGTTGGAAATGAAACTCTACTAGGTCAAACACTTGATCGTTTTGAAAAAAGTGTAGACTTAAAGAATCGATTTATCATTACTACTCGTGATCAATCTGAGTTAGCTATTTCTTGCTCTAAAGATCAAATTCTTGAAGAACATATTATTTATGAACCTGCTGGTCGAAATACGGCACCTTGTATTCTTCTATCTCTTGCTGCCATAGAGGCCGCTGGCGCAAATTCGGATGATATTATCGCTGTAATGCCTTCAGATCATGTCATTTTAAATAAGTCTGGCTTTAAGGCGAGCTTTGAGAAGGCCGTAAAGCTTTCAAGTGATACGCAAACGATTACAACGATTGGGATTCCTCCTCACTTCCCACACACTGGTTATGGTTATATCAAAACAAGTGAGGCCGTTGGTGATGGATTCAAGGTTGATGAATTTGTTGAAAAGCCAAATTTTGAGAAGGCCAAGGAATACCTATCAACAGGGAGATATGTTTGGAACGCCGGGATGTTTATGGCGCCACTTGGTGTTTTTAAAGAAGAGTTTGCGGCCCATTCAGCGGAAATGTTTTCTTTCTATGAAGAATTGAAGGCTAGTCTTGACGACGAGGCCAAGCTTGAAGAAGTTTATAATAAGATACCAAAGGACTCGATTGACTACGCTATTATGGAGAAATCAAGTCGCATCAGTTTAGTTAAAGCTGAGTTTGATTGGAATGATCTTGGTTCATGGGAGGCACTTGAACAAGTGGTTGACCGTGTGGAAGGAAACACTATAATTGATAGTAATGGAACTTTTTTAAAGGATGCGACTGGGAATATAATTTATGCTCCTGATAAGCATGTTTCTTTAATTAATGTTCAAGATCTTGTTGTCGTTTCTAATGATAAGGCCGTAATGATAGTGCCAAAAGATGACTCACAACGAGTAAAAGAAATTGTTCAACACTTAAAAGATAATAAACGCAAAGAATTACTATAG
- a CDS encoding putative quinol monooxygenase: protein MLVLIVNIKAKPEKTELIKTELLKLVEETYKEVGCTKFDPHQEEEDPSSFWLYEIWETEAHWKAHMETEHVKHFLAFFDENVEKFDVKRAEKLR from the coding sequence ATGCTAGTTCTTATCGTTAATATTAAGGCCAAGCCTGAAAAAACAGAATTGATTAAAACTGAATTATTAAAACTAGTAGAAGAAACTTATAAAGAAGTTGGATGTACCAAATTCGACCCACATCAGGAAGAAGAAGATCCGTCGAGTTTTTGGTTGTATGAAATATGGGAAACAGAGGCACACTGGAAGGCCCATATGGAAACTGAGCATGTTAAGCACTTCTTAGCATTCTTTGATGAAAATGTTGAAAAATTTGATGTTAAAAGAGCAGAAAAATTAAGATAG
- a CDS encoding pilus assembly protein N-terminal domain-containing protein has translation MINLLNIFKSKLKTVFEYSFLLSFLPFVKVISLICIVNFNIYATGSNQITLAIGQVTEISLSGISNFSISNKEVLSSKAIQAQNKLFIKGKMQGQSIVTLWTSSGKKKIHEVYVLSKSGQFKVLEVLNNLRHFGINGEVKGDKLIISQDITTLDQYLVLRPLLNKNKSIIFKGELKEKVAKKIISEIHHSFFQNYYDDIRCEKSKIDIHCFTNEEILKDKKFLAPLQSKLMVKFFLSQRFENLVNHKLEMRIIQIERMDGKEINFGLDQVDVGLSDLLDEGASALAKSQSIVFRNTDYNVSTLATQKILLRTNNKSTVQMGSDIPFTTTTNNNGNNTQWRFAGLKIEMLLEKVNNRYKVKYSTKLTRPMGQTNGDTYINGSAQESSFLIEKGIPIQMFEIDLTTDDNTGRRLPIFGQIPILGKLFSSSAKFKTYKRIIAIAKLK, from the coding sequence ATGATAAATCTCCTCAATATATTTAAATCTAAATTAAAAACAGTTTTCGAGTATAGCTTTTTACTAAGTTTCCTGCCTTTTGTCAAAGTCATTAGCTTAATATGTATCGTAAATTTCAATATTTACGCAACTGGCTCAAATCAAATTACTCTGGCCATTGGCCAAGTTACTGAAATTTCATTATCAGGGATATCAAACTTCAGTATTTCCAATAAAGAAGTTTTATCGAGCAAAGCAATTCAAGCTCAGAACAAACTCTTTATTAAAGGAAAAATGCAGGGCCAATCGATTGTTACACTTTGGACCAGTTCAGGCAAGAAGAAGATACATGAAGTTTATGTCCTCTCAAAATCAGGTCAATTTAAAGTACTTGAAGTGTTAAACAACTTACGTCACTTTGGTATTAATGGAGAAGTTAAAGGCGATAAACTAATCATCTCCCAAGATATAACGACACTTGATCAGTACCTAGTTCTTAGGCCACTTCTCAATAAGAATAAAAGTATTATCTTTAAGGGCGAACTTAAAGAGAAAGTCGCAAAGAAAATTATTAGCGAAATTCATCACAGTTTTTTTCAAAATTACTACGATGATATTCGCTGTGAAAAATCAAAAATTGATATCCACTGCTTTACTAACGAAGAGATCTTAAAGGATAAGAAGTTCTTAGCGCCACTACAAAGTAAGCTTATGGTTAAGTTCTTTCTCTCTCAAAGGTTTGAAAATCTGGTCAACCATAAACTCGAAATGAGAATTATACAAATTGAAAGAATGGATGGAAAAGAGATTAATTTTGGTCTTGATCAAGTCGACGTCGGTCTTTCTGACTTACTCGATGAGGGGGCATCAGCACTCGCCAAAAGTCAGAGTATTGTTTTTAGAAATACTGATTATAATGTATCGACACTAGCAACTCAAAAAATCCTTTTACGTACAAATAACAAATCAACAGTACAAATGGGTTCCGATATCCCCTTTACAACTACAACAAACAACAACGGCAATAATACTCAATGGCGATTTGCTGGACTAAAAATTGAGATGCTTCTTGAAAAAGTAAATAACAGATACAAAGTAAAATATAGCACAAAGCTAACGAGACCGATGGGACAGACAAATGGTGATACCTATATAAACGGGAGTGCACAAGAGTCAAGTTTTCTAATCGAAAAAGGTATTCCTATCCAAATGTTTGAAATCGATTTAACAACTGATGACAATACCGGCAGAAGACTTCCCATTTTTGGTCAGATCCCCATTCTTGGAAAGTTATTTTCATCATCTGCTAAATTTAAAACGTACAAAAGAATTATTGCTATCGCAAAATTAAAATAG
- a CDS encoding SPOR domain-containing protein, protein MNDKSNFYVFEKKEILLVVIFVILVAITSFFFGLKIGSNYAFEKAGLSNKEEKAIVEPMDEKQKIELTSPEEEKVKEIVQDKETKKVSKEELNKRIEESLKQKMVNEFSNENKDFNDVGIQDAPVNEVVEERATEPVQQQVVESSSIEESVSKTDEYTGKYTIVVGSFESIDDAKEFAEGFRVLGFSPIVNEKDVPGKGNRFRVSLGAFERSIEAKQYVKKHPSLFAGRDYFFTKFD, encoded by the coding sequence ATGAACGATAAAAGTAACTTCTACGTATTTGAGAAAAAAGAAATCCTATTGGTTGTCATCTTTGTCATCCTGGTTGCAATCACTTCATTCTTTTTTGGCCTTAAGATAGGATCTAATTATGCTTTTGAAAAGGCCGGACTAAGTAATAAAGAGGAAAAAGCTATTGTTGAGCCAATGGATGAGAAGCAAAAGATTGAGCTAACATCTCCTGAAGAGGAGAAGGTTAAAGAAATAGTTCAAGACAAAGAGACAAAGAAAGTTTCAAAAGAAGAATTAAATAAGAGAATTGAAGAGTCATTAAAGCAAAAGATGGTTAATGAGTTTTCAAATGAGAATAAAGACTTCAATGATGTTGGTATTCAAGATGCACCAGTAAATGAAGTTGTTGAAGAAAGAGCTACAGAACCTGTTCAGCAGCAAGTAGTCGAGAGTAGTAGTATTGAGGAATCGGTTTCAAAAACTGATGAGTATACTGGTAAATACACTATTGTTGTCGGCTCATTTGAGTCAATTGATGATGCTAAGGAATTTGCAGAAGGTTTTAGAGTTTTAGGCTTTAGTCCAATCGTTAATGAAAAGGATGTGCCTGGAAAAGGTAATCGTTTCCGTGTTAGTCTTGGAGCATTTGAAAGAAGTATTGAAGCGAAGCAATATGTTAAGAAGCATCCATCTCTTTTTGCAGGGCGTGATTATTTCTTTACAAAATTCGATTAA
- a CDS encoding Flp family type IVb pilin — MKKILKNNKGQGVMEYMIITSLVGIICITAVKTLGTRVQKRLEDASDKITKSIKVN, encoded by the coding sequence ATGAAAAAGATTTTAAAGAATAATAAAGGACAAGGTGTTATGGAATATATGATTATCACAAGCCTTGTCGGTATCATTTGTATTACTGCTGTAAAAACCCTTGGAACAAGAGTTCAAAAAAGACTAGAGGATGCATCTGATAAGATTACAAAGAGTATCAAAGTAAATTAA